The following are from one region of the Quadrisphaera setariae genome:
- a CDS encoding MGH1-like glycoside hydrolase domain-containing protein, which produces MPPQTAEHARLDECTGSAGPWRLWGPYLAGRQWGTVREDYSADGDAWRSFPFDHARSRAYRWGEDGLGGFCDRFGFLNLAVAMWNGKDPFLKERLFGLTNEEGNHGEDAKEHWWAVDGTPTHSWAQWLYRYPQAEFPYQRLREENARRSRDEREFELSDTGVLDEDRFFDVQVTYAKAAPDDVCVVVEATNHGPEAAPLHLLPQLWFRNTWSWGRDLRRGVLSQLLAPTLTVPGLEAVEAEHGYLGRYVLAAEGSPAVLFCDNETNAALLFGDQRSSSPRFPKDGVDRAVVQGDSSGVNPADTGTKAAFWYHWKSVAPGETVTVRLRLTPSDPTQATFGPGFDDVVAARRAEADEFYETVIDPSLPEADRHVARRAYAGLLWTKQLYRFDVAQWLDGDPSAPSPAERDATGRRNTTWRHVALADVISMPDEWEYPWFAAWDTAFHTIPLAHVDPDFAKEQLVLMCREWAMHPNGQLPAYEWEFGDVNPPVHAWAAWHVYRIDGYRDRDFLIRVFTKLLLNFSWWVNRKDASGSNLFEGGFLGMDNIALFDRSAPLPPGYRLEQSDATSWMAFYCQQMFKIALELSRHDRAWDDTATKFLEHFLSIAQAMNSFGTRGAKLWDDDDGFFYDVLVDPSGHAEPMRVRSMVGLLPILGATEVPAWISTECPDVTTRLRWLQRRRPEVMGPLRSRSGPDGRRMLLSLVGPERLRRILERMFDTEEFWTPYGIRSLSRSTGQVYANVGGRDVSLEYEPGESRTGLFGGNSNWRGPIWFPVNVLLADKLRTMGRHYGDTFTIEVPTGSGNVVTLDQAADLIDGGLTALFRPDPARGDRRPTDGDRVEASDSPLWREQVTFSEFFDGDTGEGLGATHQTGWTALVAHLLNPRLPADPRRMG; this is translated from the coding sequence GTGCCGCCGCAGACCGCCGAGCACGCGCGGCTCGACGAGTGCACCGGCTCCGCGGGCCCGTGGCGCCTGTGGGGCCCGTACCTGGCGGGGCGCCAGTGGGGCACCGTCCGCGAGGACTACTCCGCCGACGGCGACGCGTGGCGCTCCTTCCCCTTCGACCACGCCCGCTCCCGCGCCTACCGCTGGGGCGAGGACGGCCTGGGCGGGTTCTGCGACAGGTTCGGCTTCCTCAACCTGGCTGTGGCGATGTGGAACGGCAAGGACCCCTTCCTCAAGGAGCGCCTGTTCGGCCTCACCAACGAGGAGGGCAACCACGGCGAGGACGCCAAGGAGCACTGGTGGGCCGTGGACGGCACGCCCACGCACTCCTGGGCCCAGTGGCTGTACCGGTACCCGCAGGCGGAGTTCCCCTACCAGCGGCTGCGGGAGGAGAACGCCCGCCGCAGCCGGGACGAGCGCGAGTTCGAGCTGTCCGACACCGGCGTCCTCGACGAGGACCGCTTCTTCGACGTGCAGGTCACCTACGCCAAGGCAGCCCCCGATGACGTCTGCGTGGTCGTCGAGGCGACCAACCACGGCCCGGAGGCCGCGCCACTGCACCTGCTGCCGCAGCTGTGGTTCCGCAACACCTGGTCCTGGGGGCGCGACCTGCGCCGCGGCGTGCTCAGCCAGCTGCTCGCCCCCACCCTCACCGTGCCGGGCCTGGAGGCCGTCGAGGCCGAGCACGGGTACCTCGGCCGGTACGTGCTGGCCGCCGAGGGCTCCCCGGCGGTGCTGTTCTGCGACAACGAGACCAACGCGGCGCTGCTCTTCGGCGACCAGCGCTCCAGCAGCCCCCGCTTCCCCAAGGACGGCGTCGACAGGGCCGTCGTCCAGGGCGACTCCAGCGGCGTGAACCCCGCTGACACGGGCACGAAGGCCGCGTTCTGGTACCACTGGAAGAGCGTGGCGCCGGGGGAGACGGTCACGGTGCGCCTGCGCCTCACGCCGTCGGACCCCACGCAGGCCACGTTCGGCCCCGGCTTCGACGACGTCGTGGCCGCGCGCCGCGCCGAGGCCGACGAGTTCTACGAGACCGTCATCGACCCGTCCCTGCCCGAGGCCGACCGGCACGTGGCGCGCCGCGCCTACGCGGGCCTGCTGTGGACCAAGCAGCTGTACAGGTTCGACGTGGCGCAGTGGCTCGACGGCGACCCCAGTGCGCCGTCCCCCGCCGAGCGCGACGCGACCGGACGGCGCAACACCACGTGGCGCCACGTGGCCCTGGCCGACGTCATCTCCATGCCCGACGAGTGGGAGTACCCCTGGTTCGCGGCCTGGGACACCGCCTTCCACACCATCCCCCTGGCGCACGTCGACCCCGACTTCGCCAAGGAGCAGCTGGTGCTCATGTGCCGCGAGTGGGCCATGCACCCCAACGGCCAGCTGCCCGCCTACGAGTGGGAGTTCGGCGACGTCAACCCGCCCGTGCACGCCTGGGCCGCCTGGCACGTGTACCGGATCGACGGCTACCGCGACCGCGACTTCCTCATCCGCGTCTTCACCAAGCTGCTGCTGAACTTCTCGTGGTGGGTGAACCGCAAGGACGCCTCCGGCTCCAACCTCTTCGAAGGCGGCTTCCTCGGGATGGACAACATCGCCCTGTTCGACAGGTCCGCGCCGCTGCCGCCCGGCTACCGCCTGGAGCAGTCCGACGCCACCAGCTGGATGGCGTTCTACTGCCAGCAGATGTTCAAGATCGCCCTCGAGCTGAGCCGGCACGACCGCGCCTGGGACGACACCGCCACCAAGTTCCTCGAGCACTTCCTGTCCATCGCGCAGGCGATGAACAGCTTCGGCACCCGCGGCGCCAAGCTCTGGGACGACGACGACGGCTTCTTCTACGACGTCCTCGTCGACCCCTCCGGCCACGCCGAGCCGATGCGGGTCCGCTCGATGGTGGGCCTGCTGCCGATCCTCGGCGCCACCGAGGTGCCCGCGTGGATCTCCACCGAGTGCCCCGACGTCACCACCCGCCTGCGGTGGCTGCAGCGGCGCCGCCCGGAGGTCATGGGCCCGCTGCGCTCGCGGTCGGGCCCCGACGGGCGGCGCATGCTGCTGTCCCTCGTGGGGCCGGAGCGGCTGCGCCGCATCCTGGAGCGGATGTTCGACACCGAGGAGTTCTGGACGCCCTACGGCATCCGGTCCCTCTCGCGCTCCACCGGCCAGGTGTACGCCAACGTGGGTGGGCGCGACGTGTCCCTGGAGTACGAGCCGGGGGAGAGCCGCACCGGCCTGTTCGGCGGCAACTCCAACTGGCGCGGCCCGATCTGGTTCCCGGTCAACGTGCTCCTCGCCGACAAGCTGCGCACGATGGGCCGCCACTACGGCGACACCTTCACGATCGAGGTGCCCACGGGCTCGGGCAACGTCGTGACCCTCGACCAGGCCGCCGACCTGATCGACGGCGGGCTGACCGCGCTGTTCCGCCCCGACCCCGCCCGCGGGGACCGCCGTCCCACCGACGGCGACCGCGTGGAGGCGAGCGACTCCCCGCTGTGGCGCGAGCAGGTCACCTTCAGCGAGTTCTTCGACGGCGACACCGGCGAGGGCCTCGGCGCCACCCACCAGACGGGGTGGACGGCCCTGGTCGCGCACCTGCTCAACCCGCGCCTGCCCGCCGACCCCCGCCGCATGGGCTGA
- the gap gene encoding type I glyceraldehyde-3-phosphate dehydrogenase, with amino-acid sequence MTIRVGINGFGRIGRNFFRAVQASGADVEIVGVNDLTDNATLAHLLAYDSVLGRLEGVSTSGDEISVNGKSFKALAVRNPAELPWGELGADVVVESTGIFTDATKAKAHLDGGAKKVIISAPAKNEDITVVMGVNDGDYDAAAHNIISNASCTTNCLAPMAKAIDDEFGILRGLMTTVHAYTQDQNLQDGPHSDLRRARAAAINIVPTSTGAAKAIGLVLPQLKGKLDGYALRVPVPTGSATDLTVTVGRETTVDEVNAVVKAAAEGPLKGYLKYTTDPIVSSDIVTDPSSCIFDAGLTKVIGDQVKVVGWYDNEWGYSNRLVDLVKLVGA; translated from the coding sequence GTGACCATCCGCGTGGGCATCAACGGCTTCGGCCGCATCGGCCGCAACTTCTTCCGCGCCGTCCAGGCGTCGGGCGCTGACGTCGAGATCGTCGGCGTCAACGACCTCACGGACAACGCGACCCTCGCCCACCTGCTCGCCTACGACTCGGTCCTCGGCCGTCTCGAGGGCGTGTCCACCTCCGGCGACGAGATCTCCGTCAACGGCAAGAGCTTCAAGGCCCTCGCCGTGCGCAACCCCGCTGAGCTCCCCTGGGGCGAGCTGGGTGCGGACGTCGTCGTGGAGTCGACCGGCATCTTCACCGACGCCACCAAGGCGAAGGCCCACCTCGACGGCGGCGCCAAGAAGGTCATCATCTCCGCCCCGGCGAAGAACGAGGACATCACGGTCGTCATGGGCGTGAACGACGGCGACTACGACGCCGCCGCCCACAACATCATCTCCAACGCGTCGTGCACCACGAACTGCCTCGCCCCGATGGCCAAGGCCATCGACGACGAGTTCGGCATCCTGCGCGGCCTCATGACCACGGTGCACGCCTACACGCAGGACCAGAACCTGCAGGACGGCCCGCACTCCGACCTGCGCCGCGCCCGCGCCGCCGCCATCAACATCGTCCCCACCTCCACCGGTGCGGCGAAGGCGATCGGCCTGGTGCTCCCGCAGCTCAAGGGCAAGCTCGACGGCTACGCGCTGCGCGTCCCGGTCCCGACCGGCTCCGCCACCGACCTCACCGTCACCGTCGGTCGCGAGACCACGGTCGACGAGGTCAACGCCGTGGTGAAGGCCGCTGCCGAGGGCCCGCTCAAGGGCTACCTCAAGTACACGACGGACCCGATCGTCTCCTCGGACATCGTCACCGACCCGTCCTCCTGCATCTTCGACGCCGGCCTGACCAAGGTCATCGGCGACCAGGTGAAGGTGGTCGGCTGGTACGACAACGAGTGGGGCTACTCCAACCGCCTCGTCGACCTGGTGAAGCTCGTCGGGGCCTGA
- the uvrC gene encoding excinuclease ABC subunit UvrC, translating into MTNPASYRPKPGEVPDSPGVYRFRDPQGRVVYVGKAKSLRQRLANYFQPLHALHPRTATMVTTAASVEWTVVSTEVEALQLEYSWIKEYDPRFNVKYRDDKSYPYLAVTMGEEFPRVQVLRGAKRKGTRYFGPYAHAWAIRETVDLLLRVFPVRTCSTGVFKRAGQVGRPCLLGYIDKCSAPCVGKVSPEEHRALAQEFADFMGGSTAKYVKRVEAQMREAAAEMDFERAARLRDDAGALRKALEKSAVVLPDATDADVFALAEDELEAAVQVFHVRGGRVRGQRGWVVEKVEDVTTADLVQHLLQQVYGGASDDGGADDGGPGEQVPREVLVPVEPADSEQTAAWLSRLRGSRVDVRVPQRGDKRALLETVERNATGALNLHKTRRGGDLTSRSLALQELQEALGLDEAPLRIECYDVSHLQGSEVVASMVVFEDGLPRKSEYRKFNVRGDGPDGRTDDLASMNEVLTRRFRRHVDQQAADGARDGELVEQVSGPVSGEVQPGIDPTTGRARRFAYAPQLVVVDGGQPQVEAAAAALADVGVTDVALCGLAKRLEEVWLPGEDHPVVLPRTSEGLYLLQRLRDEAHRFAISHHRSKRSKTMTTSALDGVPGLGPARKQALMARFGTLKALRAATPEQVAEVPGVGPATAAAVVAALAADAPAPAVDTATGELVE; encoded by the coding sequence GTGACGAACCCCGCCTCCTACCGCCCGAAGCCGGGGGAGGTGCCCGACTCCCCGGGCGTGTACCGGTTCCGCGACCCGCAGGGCCGCGTGGTCTACGTCGGCAAGGCCAAGAGCCTGCGGCAGCGGCTGGCCAACTACTTCCAGCCGCTGCACGCGCTGCACCCCCGCACCGCCACGATGGTCACCACCGCTGCGAGCGTCGAGTGGACGGTGGTGAGCACCGAGGTCGAGGCCCTCCAGCTGGAGTACTCCTGGATCAAGGAGTACGACCCGCGCTTCAACGTCAAGTACCGCGACGACAAGTCCTACCCCTACCTCGCGGTGACGATGGGCGAGGAGTTCCCGCGGGTCCAGGTGCTGCGCGGCGCCAAGCGCAAGGGCACCCGCTACTTCGGGCCCTACGCGCACGCCTGGGCCATCCGCGAGACCGTCGACCTGCTCCTGCGCGTCTTCCCCGTGCGCACCTGCTCCACGGGCGTCTTCAAGCGCGCCGGCCAGGTGGGCAGGCCCTGCCTGCTGGGGTACATCGACAAGTGCTCCGCGCCCTGCGTCGGGAAGGTCAGCCCCGAGGAGCACCGCGCGCTGGCCCAGGAGTTCGCCGACTTCATGGGCGGTTCCACCGCCAAGTACGTCAAGCGCGTCGAGGCGCAGATGCGCGAGGCCGCCGCCGAGATGGACTTCGAGCGGGCCGCGCGCCTGCGCGACGACGCCGGCGCGCTGCGCAAGGCCCTCGAGAAGAGCGCCGTGGTCCTCCCGGACGCCACCGACGCCGACGTCTTCGCCCTCGCCGAGGACGAGCTCGAGGCCGCCGTCCAGGTCTTCCACGTCCGCGGCGGCCGCGTCCGCGGCCAGCGCGGGTGGGTGGTGGAGAAGGTCGAGGACGTCACCACCGCCGACCTCGTCCAGCACCTGCTGCAGCAGGTCTACGGCGGAGCGTCCGACGACGGAGGAGCCGACGACGGTGGCCCGGGGGAGCAGGTCCCGCGCGAGGTGCTCGTCCCCGTCGAGCCGGCCGACTCCGAGCAGACCGCGGCCTGGCTCTCGCGCCTGCGGGGTTCGCGGGTGGACGTGCGCGTCCCGCAGCGCGGTGACAAGCGGGCCCTGCTGGAGACCGTGGAGCGCAACGCCACCGGCGCCCTGAACCTCCACAAGACCCGCCGCGGCGGGGACCTCACGAGCCGGTCCCTGGCCCTGCAGGAGCTCCAGGAGGCGCTCGGGCTGGACGAGGCCCCGCTGCGCATCGAGTGCTACGACGTCTCCCACCTGCAGGGCAGCGAGGTCGTGGCGTCCATGGTCGTCTTCGAGGACGGCCTTCCGCGCAAGAGCGAGTACCGGAAGTTCAACGTCCGCGGGGACGGACCCGACGGCCGGACGGACGACCTCGCGTCGATGAACGAGGTGCTCACCCGCCGCTTCCGCCGCCACGTCGACCAGCAGGCCGCCGACGGCGCCCGCGACGGCGAGCTCGTCGAGCAGGTCAGCGGGCCTGTCAGCGGAGAGGTCCAGCCGGGCATCGACCCCACCACCGGGCGCGCGCGCCGCTTCGCCTACGCGCCGCAGCTCGTCGTCGTCGACGGCGGGCAGCCGCAGGTCGAGGCCGCCGCGGCCGCGCTCGCGGACGTCGGCGTCACCGACGTCGCCCTGTGCGGCCTGGCCAAGCGGCTGGAGGAGGTGTGGCTGCCGGGGGAGGACCACCCCGTCGTCCTGCCGCGCACCAGCGAGGGCCTCTACCTGCTGCAGCGCCTGCGCGACGAGGCCCACCGGTTCGCCATCAGCCACCACCGCTCCAAGCGCAGCAAGACGATGACCACGAGCGCCCTCGACGGGGTCCCCGGCCTCGGGCCGGCGCGCAAGCAGGCGCTCATGGCGAGGTTCGGAACGCTGAAGGCGCTGCGCGCCGCCACCCCCGAGCAGGTCGCCGAGGTGCCAGGGGTCGGCCCCGCGACCGCGGCGGCCGTGGTCGCCGCGCTCGCCGCCGACGCCCCCGCACCGGCCGTCGACACCGCCACCGGGGAGCTCGTGGAGTGA
- the whiA gene encoding DNA-binding protein WhiA — MALTAQVKDELSRLPIQRSCCRKAEVSALLRFAGGLHIIAGRVVVEAELDTGAAARRLRRDLADVYRAASEVLVVAGGGLRRGSRYVVRVVHNAESLAHQTGLLDQRGRPVRGLPPQVVAGAVCDAESAWRGAFLAHGSLTEPGRSSALEITCPGPEAALALVGAARRLDIQAKARDVRGTDRVVIRDGEAIGDLLTHLGAHGAKLVWEERRMRREVRATANRLANFDDANLRRSARAAVAAGSRVERALEILGEEVPEHLRVAGALRLEHKQASLEELGALADPPMSKDAVAGRIRRLLAMADRRAQELGMPGTEANLTPDMLDA; from the coding sequence ATGGCACTGACGGCACAGGTGAAGGACGAGCTCAGCCGTCTTCCCATCCAGCGCTCCTGCTGCCGCAAGGCCGAGGTGTCGGCCCTGCTGCGCTTCGCGGGGGGCCTGCACATCATCGCCGGCCGCGTGGTGGTGGAGGCGGAGCTCGACACCGGCGCCGCCGCGCGCCGGCTGCGGCGCGACCTGGCCGACGTGTACCGCGCGGCCAGCGAGGTGCTCGTGGTGGCCGGCGGCGGGCTGCGGCGCGGCTCGCGCTACGTCGTCAGGGTGGTGCACAACGCCGAGTCGCTGGCCCACCAGACGGGGCTGCTCGACCAGCGCGGCCGTCCCGTGCGCGGCCTGCCGCCCCAGGTGGTGGCCGGTGCGGTCTGCGACGCCGAGTCCGCCTGGCGCGGCGCGTTCCTCGCGCACGGCTCGCTCACCGAGCCCGGCCGCTCCTCGGCCCTGGAGATCACCTGTCCCGGCCCCGAGGCCGCGCTGGCGCTGGTGGGGGCCGCTCGCCGCCTCGACATCCAGGCCAAGGCCCGCGACGTCCGCGGCACCGACCGCGTGGTCATCCGTGACGGCGAGGCCATCGGCGACCTGCTCACCCACCTGGGCGCCCACGGCGCGAAGCTCGTGTGGGAGGAGCGGCGGATGCGCCGGGAGGTGCGCGCCACCGCCAACCGCCTGGCCAACTTCGACGACGCCAACCTGCGCCGCTCGGCGCGCGCCGCGGTGGCCGCCGGCTCCCGCGTGGAGCGCGCCCTGGAGATCCTCGGGGAGGAGGTGCCCGAGCACCTGCGGGTGGCCGGCGCGCTGCGCCTGGAGCACAAGCAGGCCTCCCTGGAGGAGCTCGGTGCGCTCGCCGACCCCCCGATGAGCAAGGACGCCGTGGCGGGCCGCATCCGCCGCCTGCTGGCCATGGCCGACCGCCGCGCCCAGGAGCTCGGGATGCCGGGCACCGAGGCCAACCTGACCCCTGACATGTTGGACGCCTGA
- a CDS encoding gluconeogenesis factor YvcK family protein — protein sequence MRPGVGPGSGLAPGVQPGSGPAVVACGGGHGLAASLQALRHLSDRITAVVTVADDGGSSGRLRAELGIMPPGDLRMALAALCDDTEWGRTWRDVLQHRFTGDGPLADHAVGNLLIAALWQRLGDSVEGLDLVGRLLGARGRVLPMSSVPLEIEADVRVSATRSAPARREVVRGQKAVATTRGTVEEVRLLPVDPPARPEVVEAVRAADWVVLGPGSWFTSVMPHLLVPDLAAALRETRARRCLVLNLVSERGETSGLSPAAHVRALTAHARGLRFDVVLADPSAVEDVEALVAAAEDAGARLVLRQVRRGRTAEHDPLRLAAALRDVLEGSWGDVS from the coding sequence GTGAGACCGGGCGTCGGCCCCGGCAGCGGGCTCGCTCCCGGTGTGCAGCCGGGGTCCGGCCCCGCCGTCGTCGCGTGCGGCGGCGGTCACGGCCTGGCCGCCTCCCTGCAGGCGCTGCGGCACCTGTCGGACAGGATCACGGCCGTCGTCACGGTCGCCGACGACGGCGGCTCCAGCGGCCGCCTGCGCGCGGAGCTGGGCATCATGCCGCCGGGGGACCTGCGGATGGCGCTCGCGGCGCTGTGCGACGACACCGAGTGGGGCCGCACCTGGCGCGACGTGCTGCAGCACCGCTTCACCGGGGACGGGCCGCTGGCCGACCACGCCGTCGGCAACCTCCTCATCGCCGCCCTGTGGCAGCGCCTGGGTGACAGCGTCGAGGGGCTCGACCTCGTCGGCCGGCTGCTCGGCGCGCGCGGCCGGGTGCTGCCGATGTCGTCCGTGCCGCTGGAGATCGAGGCGGACGTGCGCGTGAGCGCCACGCGCTCGGCGCCCGCCCGCCGGGAGGTGGTGCGCGGCCAGAAGGCCGTGGCCACCACGCGCGGCACCGTGGAGGAGGTGCGCCTGCTGCCGGTGGACCCCCCGGCCCGCCCGGAGGTGGTCGAGGCGGTCCGCGCCGCCGACTGGGTGGTCCTGGGTCCCGGCAGCTGGTTCACCAGCGTCATGCCGCACCTGCTGGTGCCGGACCTGGCCGCCGCCCTGCGCGAGACCCGAGCCCGCCGCTGCCTGGTGCTCAACCTCGTCAGCGAGAGGGGGGAGACCAGTGGCCTGAGTCCCGCGGCGCACGTGCGGGCGCTCACCGCCCACGCCCGCGGGCTGCGGTTCGACGTGGTGCTGGCCGACCCGAGCGCCGTGGAGGACGTCGAGGCCCTGGTGGCCGCCGCCGAGGACGCCGGCGCGCGGCTCGTGCTGCGCCAGGTCCGCCGCGGGCGCACCGCCGAGCACGACCCGCTGCGCCTGGCCGCCGCCCTGCGGGACGTGCTGGAGGGCTCCTGGGGCGACGTGTCCTGA
- a CDS encoding phosphoglycerate kinase, which yields MALSSLDDLVAAQGDLRGRRVLVRSDLNVPLDGTTITDDGRVRASVPTWQRLLDAGARVVVVAHLGRPKGAPEAKYSLAPVAERVRELLPSTAVRFADVTVGGSAQEAADALGDGELLLVENLRFNAGETSKDDAERAAFAGELAALVGGPEQGLFVSDGFGVVHRKQASVYDVAQLLPHAAGGLVEAETAVLQRLTTDPARPYAVVLGGAKVSDKLAVIENLLGTADRLLVGGGMVFTFLAAQGHEVGTSLLEADQVETVKGYLATAAERGVEVVLPVDVVAATAFSADAEHEVVAADAIPADRMGLDIGPRSAELFASKLADTRTVFWNGPMGAFEMAPYAEGTRELAKALAEVTRAGGLTVVGGGDSAAAVRSLGFADSDFGHISTGGGASLEYLEGKTLPGLSVLA from the coding sequence TTGGCGCTCTCGTCCCTCGACGACCTGGTGGCCGCGCAGGGTGACCTGCGCGGCCGCCGGGTGCTGGTCCGCTCCGACCTCAACGTGCCGCTCGACGGCACGACCATCACCGACGACGGCCGCGTGCGCGCCTCCGTGCCGACGTGGCAGCGCCTGCTCGACGCAGGCGCTCGCGTCGTCGTCGTCGCCCATCTGGGACGCCCCAAGGGCGCGCCGGAGGCGAAGTACTCTCTGGCCCCCGTGGCCGAGCGGGTGCGCGAGCTGCTGCCGTCCACCGCGGTCCGCTTCGCGGACGTGACGGTCGGCGGGAGCGCGCAGGAGGCTGCCGACGCCCTCGGCGACGGCGAGCTGCTGCTCGTGGAGAACCTCCGCTTCAACGCCGGCGAGACCAGCAAGGACGACGCCGAGCGCGCCGCCTTCGCCGGTGAGCTGGCTGCCCTGGTGGGCGGGCCCGAGCAGGGCCTGTTCGTCTCGGACGGCTTCGGCGTGGTGCACCGCAAGCAGGCCAGCGTCTACGACGTCGCCCAGCTGCTCCCGCACGCCGCCGGCGGCCTCGTCGAGGCCGAGACCGCGGTGCTGCAGCGCCTCACCACCGACCCCGCCCGGCCCTACGCCGTGGTGCTGGGCGGCGCGAAGGTCTCGGACAAGCTCGCCGTCATTGAGAACCTGCTGGGCACGGCCGACCGGCTCCTCGTCGGCGGCGGCATGGTCTTCACCTTCCTCGCGGCCCAGGGCCACGAGGTCGGCACGTCCCTGCTCGAGGCCGACCAGGTCGAGACCGTCAAGGGCTACCTCGCCACCGCCGCCGAGCGCGGCGTGGAGGTCGTCCTGCCGGTCGACGTCGTCGCGGCGACGGCGTTCTCCGCCGACGCCGAGCACGAGGTCGTCGCGGCCGACGCCATCCCGGCCGACCGCATGGGCCTGGACATCGGCCCGAGGAGCGCAGAGCTCTTCGCCTCGAAGCTGGCCGACACCCGCACGGTCTTCTGGAACGGCCCGATGGGCGCGTTCGAGATGGCGCCGTACGCCGAGGGCACCCGCGAGCTCGCGAAGGCCCTCGCCGAGGTCACCCGCGCCGGCGGCCTCACCGTGGTCGGAGGCGGCGACTCCGCCGCCGCGGTCCGCTCGCTCGGCTTCGCCGACAGCGACTTCGGCCACATCTCCACCGGCGGCGGCGCGAGCCTGGAGTACCTCGAGGGCAAGACCCTCCCCGGGCTCTCCGTCCTCGCCTGA
- the rapZ gene encoding RNase adapter RapZ — translation MSAPPEHPQPQQQPPQPPQQEGEHDLLVITGLSGAGRSTVAHVLEDLGWYVVDNLPPQMLGPLAQLAAQTSTAVPKVAVVLDVRGRGFSADLAAALAEVRVRRSILFLEASDAVLVRRFESVRRPHPLQEEGRILDGIETERELLRDLRAAADVVIDTSDLNVHQLAASITRAFGEAEATRLRLTLLSFGFKYGLPTDADHVVDVRFLPNPHWIPELRPLTGRDAPVAGFVLGQDGAEEFLDRYAAALQPVIAGYQREHRRYATVAIGCTGGKHRSVAMTEALAARLQALADAATSSSAPPEGAEEHPAPVLRVAHRDLGRE, via the coding sequence GTGAGCGCGCCGCCCGAGCACCCTCAGCCCCAGCAGCAGCCTCCCCAGCCGCCCCAGCAGGAGGGCGAGCACGACCTGCTCGTCATCACCGGCCTGTCCGGGGCGGGCCGGTCGACCGTGGCCCACGTCCTGGAGGACCTCGGCTGGTACGTCGTCGACAACCTGCCGCCGCAGATGCTCGGGCCGCTCGCGCAGCTCGCGGCGCAGACCTCCACCGCCGTCCCCAAGGTGGCCGTGGTGCTCGACGTGCGCGGCCGCGGGTTCTCCGCCGACCTCGCCGCGGCCCTGGCGGAGGTCCGCGTGCGGCGCAGCATCCTCTTCCTCGAGGCGAGCGACGCGGTGCTGGTCCGCAGGTTCGAGTCCGTGCGGCGGCCCCACCCGCTGCAGGAGGAGGGGCGCATCCTCGACGGCATCGAGACCGAGCGCGAGCTCCTGCGCGACCTGCGCGCGGCCGCCGACGTGGTCATCGACACCTCCGACCTCAACGTCCACCAGCTCGCCGCCTCCATCACCCGCGCCTTCGGCGAGGCCGAGGCCACCCGGCTGCGGCTGACGCTGCTGTCGTTCGGCTTCAAGTACGGCCTGCCCACCGACGCCGACCACGTCGTCGACGTGAGGTTCCTGCCCAACCCGCACTGGATCCCCGAACTGCGGCCCCTCACCGGCCGGGACGCGCCCGTGGCCGGCTTCGTGCTGGGGCAGGACGGCGCGGAGGAGTTCCTCGACAGGTACGCCGCCGCCCTGCAGCCGGTCATCGCGGGCTACCAGCGAGAGCACCGCCGGTACGCCACCGTCGCCATCGGCTGCACGGGCGGCAAGCACCGCTCCGTGGCCATGACGGAGGCGCTGGCCGCGCGGCTGCAGGCGCTCGCCGACGCCGCCACCTCGTCGTCGGCCCCGCCCGAGGGGGCCGAGGAGCACCCGGCGCCCGTGCTGCGGGTCGCCCACCGCGACCTCGGGCGAGAGTGA
- a CDS encoding Rieske (2Fe-2S) protein → MTTEPQTAESRHATTDPSSAAPAEEISARVLPCSRRALLARAGAGGAVLGAAGLLAACGGTGEPAGSAGGDTASASGSDSSAAGGSGSGAGVAASEVPEGTAVVVQVGGEDVVLAQPTAGQYVAFSAVCTHAGGKVQADQGTEVRCPLHGSVFDAGKDGEVLQGPATSPLPAKTVTQEGDQLLVS, encoded by the coding sequence ATGACGACGGAACCGCAGACAGCCGAGTCCCGCCACGCCACGACCGACCCCTCCTCAGCCGCTCCCGCGGAAGAGATCTCTGCACGCGTGCTGCCGTGCTCGCGCCGGGCCCTGCTCGCGCGCGCCGGGGCCGGCGGCGCCGTGCTCGGCGCCGCCGGCCTGCTCGCCGCGTGCGGCGGCACCGGCGAGCCCGCCGGGTCCGCAGGTGGCGACACCGCCTCCGCCTCCGGCTCGGACAGCTCCGCTGCCGGTGGCAGCGGCTCGGGCGCCGGGGTCGCGGCCTCCGAGGTGCCCGAGGGCACCGCGGTGGTCGTGCAGGTGGGGGGCGAGGACGTGGTGCTGGCGCAGCCCACGGCCGGCCAGTACGTCGCGTTCTCGGCGGTCTGCACCCACGCCGGTGGCAAGGTCCAGGCCGACCAGGGCACCGAGGTGCGCTGTCCGCTGCACGGCAGCGTCTTCGACGCCGGCAAGGACGGTGAGGTGCTGCAGGGCCCGGCCACCTCACCGCTGCCCGCCAAGACCGTGACGCAGGAGGGCGACCAGCTCCTCGTCAGCTGA